The DNA segment ACGACGCGCTCTCCGTCCTCGTCGTCGGCGTCCCGTACCCCCACCTGGACGAACGTGCGGAGGCGGTCCAGGACGCCTACGATGCCGCTTTCGACGGCACGGACACCGGCTGGCGGTACGCCGTCGAGATCCCGACCGTCCGGAAGACCCGGCAGGCGCTCGGTCGCGTACTCCGCTCGCCGGACGACGTCGGCGTGCGAGCCCTCCTCGATCGGCGCTACTCCGGCCGCGCCAAGGGAGATCTCGGCACGTACAGCGTCAACGGCACGTTCCCGATGGAGACGCGCGATGAGCTGCTCGACGTCGAACCCCAGAAACTCACCTTCGCCATGCGGAACTTCTACGCGGACCACGACGCCTACGACGGCGAACCACCGGCACCGTGAGGTGAGCGGCCGGACGACTAGGCCACCGGGTAGCAGAACCCGACGCCAGATCGGTGGCGGTCACGACGTCGGTCGACCGCCAGGCCGATTACTCCGTCGACGATCCGTCGAACGCCCGTTCTAACCGCCGTTCGAACTGCGAACGGACCGACTCGGGGTCGACACCGTCGGTCGATCGACACCGGAGCCGGAGGCGTCCGGTATCGAGGTTCCCGGTGAGGACGAACGTCTGGGCCTCCATCCGGACGAGCGGCCGATCCGAACAGGGCTGGCAGACGTCGCCGAGATCGTCGAACGCCGACCGGAGTCGGTCCGCCGTCGGCATCGTTCCGTCCTCGATCGTCACTTCGTAGATGGGCTCGTCGGTACATCCCCGGAGCCGGGAGATGTCGTAGCCCATCAGTCGATCACCCGCGCTAGGACGGAGCCGAAGCCGACGGCGATTCGATCGTCCGATCGCATCTCTGGGGAGGGCATACACTCTCCTTTCACCGTTCGATGCATTCCTACATGATTGTTTCGGGTGGTAACGAACGTCGTGATGGTGGTGGTCCTTCGGTGGGCGACGACTGGCCTGGCGGGCCAACGTTCGAACACGGGGAGGGTCGAACCGTCGGGATGATCGAACACAGCGTCGGCCGACCCGAATCGGTTGTTCGAGCGCTGTCAGGCGGGTAGTGAAACCCGGCTCACGGGCAGGCGATGGCGACCGTCGAAGAATTCGAGCTCGGAGACGGTCCACCGGATCGGTTCGATATCGCGCTCTGAGAGTCGGCGGGCTGCCGACTCGTCGCCGCCGCGCGCCAGGGTGACGTGCGGAACGTAGTCCGCACCTTCGAGGTCCGGGACGGGTTCGAAGACGTCGGCGAGGTCGGCGTGGATCGATTCGAGGCCGGGGCTCTCGACGGCGAGGTAGACGACGGGGGCCGAGCCGACGGGTGGGTCGGGAAAGTACTCGACGCCGGTGACGGCCGCTTCCACGGCCGGCGTCCCCGCCAGCGTGCGATGTGCTCGTCGCTGGAGTTCGGACACGTCAGCGGCGTCGCCGAGCCGCTTGACGAGTAGTGAGTGCGTCTCGCGGACGCGGTCGAACCCGTGGAGGTCTGGGTAGAGACGACTCGCGAGCTGGCGCACCCGGCCCGGAACGGGGGCGTTGACGCTGTACACGTCGGCATTTGGGGGGCGCGTTCAATGAGCGTGGCGGTTCGCGGGCGATGCGTCGCGGTACCACCCTAGAGCCTGTCGAGTAGCCACAGGACGATTACCAGCGCGATGGCGAGGGTGACGATGCTGCTGAGGAACGCCGGGATGAGCGACACGATCTCACCCAGGATTTCGAGGACCAGTACGGCAGCGACCAGCAATAGGATAACTTTCAGGAGCGTATCGACCTCGAGTGACGCTCGATCTCGTGTCATGGCACCTTTCATTCGGAGGCGAGGTCAAAAAACCACCGTTCGTCCGTCCCGGCTTCGAGGTCCAGGCCGCAGACCGGAGTGGCGACGGGTGCCGGAGGGGATCGCCATCGGCGCACCGCCTGCCGGTACGGGGTGTCGGACGCCCGCTTCGACCTGCCCGGGTGTGCTACGCGATTACAAAACAGTCTAATGGACAGGGGTCAGAGGGACGTGTGATGGCCGCGTGGCCGGCCCGTGTCGTGTGCTGTGGTGTGCTGTTCGTTGCGCTCGTGGTGGGCGCGCTCAGCGTCGGCTCCGTCGCGGTCGTCGACGCGGAGAGTGACCGTCCGATCGGAGCCCTGGCGACCGACGGGGTGACCGGTGATCGGTTCGGGTCTCGTCTCGTCGTCGCGGACCGCGACCGCGCGTCACCACGTCCGATGGGTGAGACGGTGCGCCAGGCGCAGGCGAACGAGTCTCCGCCGGAAAACGAGACGGCTGTGCCCTACCTTGCGGGCTTCGACCGCGTCACCACGCGGATCGACGTGGCGGAAAACGGGTCGGCGACTGTCACCGTCACCTATCGGTACCTTCGGTCGGACAACGAATCCGACGACGAGTGGGTCGAGGTTCGGGACGACGTGGAGGCGAATCCGGAGCGCTACCTGGACGGCGAGCGCGACCGCTGGAACGACACCGTCGCGGCCGGCCGGAACGCGACCGGTCGTGAGATGGCCACCTCGGAGTTCGCGATACGCACGGGGGAGGGCATGACGCCGCAGCCCTACGGCGACGTGATCGTGACGTTCCGCTGGTCGTCGTTCGCGGAAGTCGAACCGAAGTGGATCGGTGACGCCGGCGACGCGCTCGTGCAGTTCGCCTTAGAGGACGACGCGACCCTCAGGATCAGCTGGCCGGAGGGGTACTCCCTCCAGGCGGTCGCACCGGAGCCGGACGAATCGGAACGGGAGACGGTCGTCGGCTGGCACGGCGACGAGACGGACTTCCTCGAAGACGAACCGCGGGTGACGGCGTATCCCGACGGACCGCCGCCCCGTGCCTCGGATCCCCCGGAGCCCACGCGATCGGTCCTCCCGCTTCTCGTCGCTGGTGTCGGGATCGTCGTGCTCGCCACTGGTGTCCTGTGGTGGGCTCGTCGCGACGACGAGGAACCGCGAGCGCCGATGACCGACGCGGACGACGCACCGACGGTGGCTCCGCCGCCCGACCTCATGAGCAACGAAGAGCGCGTTCTCACCCTTCTCGACGCGAACGGCGGCCGAATGAAACAGCAAACGGTGATCTCCGAACTCGACTGGACGGAGGCCAAGACGAGCCAGGTCGTCGGTGACCTGCGTGAGGACGGCGATATCGAGGTGTTTCGGCTCGGTCGGGAGAACGTCCTGGCGCTGCCGGATCGGACCGCCGCTACCTCGGACGGACGCGTGGTTGCAGGAGATACCGACGAGTCGGGTTCCGGTGACGAGGATGCGTCCGCCTCCTGATCCCCTGTCAGTGGCTGCCGTTTCAGTGGCTGCCGTTGCGCGAACCACACCATTTAAACCGCTCGGACCATTTGAGTCCTGTAATGACGACAGCGCCGCGTTTCGGGTTCGACACCCGCGCGAGCGACGCGGCCCGGCGACCGCGGCGGCCCCTCTAGGGCCACACTTACTCTCACTTCACGGTATCCGGTTGATGCTATTTTCCCTAGCATCGCTCGCACATTCTTCATTAGAATACGGTTAGCATGCCGTACGAACTTTATTTTCTAAATCTAAAGCGGTGTATTTATCCGTTCGCGGCTGATTCGTTCAGGTACGATATGACACGCGTTGCACTCGCGTTCTCGGGCGGACTGGACACGACGGTTTGCGTGCCGCTGCTCGAGGAGGAGTACGGATACGACGACGTTCTCGGCGTCACGGTCGACGTCGGGCAACCCGAATCGGAGTTCGAGGAGGCCGCGGAGACCGCCGACGCACTCGGTCTGGAGCACGTCGTGGTCGACGCGAAAGCGGCGTTCGCCGACCTTTGTCTCGAAGGCGTTCGTGCGAACGCGACCTACCAGGGCTACCCGCTCGGGACGGCGCTCGCACGTCCAGTGATCGCCGAGGCCATCCTCGAGGTCGCCGAGGAACACGACTGTACGGGGCTGGCCCACGGCTGCACTGGGAAAGGAAACGACCAGCTCCGATTCGAGGCCGTCTGGCGCGACTCGGACATGGAGGTCATCGCGCCCGTGCGCGAACTCGGACTCACGCGCGAGTGGGAACAGGAGTACGCGGCCGAGAAGGACCTGCCCGTCGAGGGTGGCAACGAGGGGGACTGGTCGATCGACACCAACCTCTGGAGTCGCTCCGTCGAGGGCAAGGAACTCGAGGACCCGAGCTACGTCCCCGGTGAGGAGATCTACGAGTGGACCGACGCACCGTCGGGCGAGACGGCCGAGATCGAGATCGAATTCGAGGATGGCTCCCCCGTCGCCGTCGATGGGGAGGCCTACGATCCCGTCTCCCTCGTCGAGCACCTCAACGAGGTCGCCGGCGCCTTCGGCGTCGGCCGTACGGACACGATGGAAGACCGCATGCTCGGCCTGAAGGTGCGCGAGAACTACGAGCACCCGGCCGCGACGACGCTGCTGGCCGCCCACGGGGCGCTCGAAGCGCTCGTCCTCACGCAGGAAGAGCGCCAGTTCAAGGACACGATCGACGCGAAGTGGGCCGAGAAAGCCTACGAGGGTCTGATCGACGCGCCGCTCGTCGGCGCGCTCGACGCCTTCGTCGCCGAGACCCAGTCGCGCGTGACCGGAACCGTAACGATCCGCTTCGAAGGCGGCCAGGCGCGCGCCGTCGGCCGCGACAGCGCCTACGCCGCTTACTCGGCCGAGCACGCCTCCTTCGACACTGAAGCGGTGGGCAAGATCGAGCAGTCCGACGCCACCGGCGTCGCGAAGTACCACGGCTTCCAGCGCCGCCTCGCGAACGAGTCGATCGCCGCCGTCGAGGCGGCTGAGGAGGCGAACGGGACCGAATCGCCCACGCTCGCAACGGATGGTGGGGCCACCGATGGGACGACGACTAATGGCGGCGCGACTGCGGACAGTTCCGCCGATAGCACACCTGAGGAGTGAGCATGACCGGGTCCGACGCGACGAACGGGAAAGTCGACGCCGACGAGAGCGTCGTTCGCCGCGATCGTTTCAGCGGCGGCCCCGCCCGCGAGTTCCTCTCGTCGCTCGAAGCCGACGCTCGTATCTTTGCGGCCGACATCGCGGTCGATCGCGCCCACGTCGTGATGCTCGCCGAGTGCGACATCGTCGACGACGAGACGGCCGGATCCATCCTCGCTGCCCTCGAGGCGATCGAAGGCGCGGGTCACGACGCACTGCCCGACGGCGAGGACGTACACGAGGCCATCGAGACGGCGGTCGTCGACCACGTCGGACCCGACGGCGGGCGGATGCATACCGCACGCTCGCGCAACGACGAGGTCGCGACCTGCATTCGCTACCGTTTCCGCGAGGACGTCCTCGACGCGGTCGAGGTGACGCTCGCCCTGCGCGAGGCGCTCGCCGGGATCGCCGAGGAACACGCGGAGACGATCATGCCGGGCTACACGCACCTCCAGCCAGCCCAGCCGACGACCGTCGCCCAGTGGGCCCTGTCCTACGAGTCGACGGTCGCGCGCGATACGGCTCGCCTCTTCGAGACCCTCGGGCGGCTGGACGCCTCGCCGCTCGGCGCGGCCGCGTTCGCCGGCACGCCGTTCGAGATCGACCGCGAACGCACCGCCGAGTTGCTCGGCTTCTCGTCCGTTCTTACCAACGCGACGGACGCGGTCGCGAGCCGCGACGTGCTCCTCGAGACGACACAGGCCCTTTCGACGCTCGCGACGACGCTGTCGGGACTCGCCGAGGACCTGATCGTCTTCGCGAACCGCGGCTTCGTCGACCTCGACGACGACTACGCCTCGACCTCCTCGATCATGCCTCAGAAGGTGAATCCGGACACCCTCGAACTCGTCCGCGCGGTCGCGGGCGACGCGGCGGCGGGCGTCCAGGGCCTCACGACGACGCTCAAGGGCCTCCCGCGCGCGTACAACCGCGATCTGCAGCGCGCGACGCCGCACGTCTGGGGGACCGTCGATGCCGTCACGGAGGCGACCGAGGTAGCCGCCGGCGCGGCCGCGACCGCGGAGTGGAACGAGGAATCGCTCTTCGGGGCGGCCGGAGAGGGCTTCTCGACGGCGACGGGCGTCGCTGACCTGCTCGCAATGGGCGGCGTTCCGTTCCGCACGGCCCACGAGATCGTCGCGGAGGCGGCGACTGCGGCCGAGGCGACCGACGATTCGATCCGCGAGGCGCTCGCGGCGACTGCCGAGGAACACCTCGACGTTCCGCTCGACACGTTCGTCGACCCCACCGCGCTAGCCGATGCGCTCGATCCCGCCGCGAGCGTCGCGAGTCGCGACTCGGCGGGCGGGCCGGCTCCGGAGGCGGTCCGCGACCAGCTCGCGGCCGTCACCACGTCGATCGATGCCGATCGTGAGACGTACGCTGACCACATCGGCGTCCTGCAGGCCGCGGACGAGCGCCGTCTGGAGGTGGTCTCGAGCTATGTTTGAGACGGCGACGGTGGCGCTCAGCGCATCGGGCTCGGTGCGCGCGGATCGCTCGATCGGGCCGCGACCGCGACGGCCGCGGTCCCCGCCAGGGGACACTATTCTATCGAACTGACATTCGACACGAAATCGCGGTATATGGGGCTCGAAAACACTGTTAGTGTACAGTACAAATATATAATTTATCAGATAGGTTCGACGAATTTATGTACCCGTAGCGCCGATGTGGGAGTACCATGACGACATGTCCCGAGTGCGGGGCCGACGTGACCCTGCACGACGACCTGGAAGCTGGAGAGATCGTCGACTGTACGACCTGCGGCGTCGAACTCGAAGTGATCGAGACGGCGCCACCAGTCCTCGATCGAGCCCCCGAGCTCGAAGAGGACTGGGGTGAGTGACCGTGAAGATCGGGGTACTCTACTCGCGCATCCGCGCGGACGAGAAGCTCCTGTTGTCGGAACTGCGCGAGCGCGGTCACGAGGTCGTGAAGATCGACGTCCGCGACCTCGCACTCGCAGTCGACGAGGCACCCGAGATCCTCGCGGACCTCGACATCGTCGTCGACCGCTGTCTGGCGACGAGCCGCAGCGTCTACGTCACGCAGTTCCTGTCGGCCTACGGCGTCCCGGTGGTGAACGGCCCGGAGACGGCGACCGTCTGTGCAGACAAGGTCCGAACCAGCCTCGCGCTCGACGGCGCGGGCGTCCCGACGCCGGCGACGAACGTCGCGTTCACTACCGACAGCGCCCTCGCGGCCATCGAATCGTTCGGCTATCCGTGCGTCCTCAAGCCGGTCGTCGGCTCCTGGGGGCGCCTGATGGCGAAGATCGACTCGCGCAGCGCCGCTGAGGCCATCCTGGAGCACAAGTCGACGCTCGGGCACTACGAGCACAAGGTGTTCTACGTCCAGGAGTTCGTCGAGAAACCTGGCCGTGATCTGCGCGTCGTCGCCGTCGACGGCGAGCCGATCGCCGGCATGGTCCGCTCGTCCGACCACTGGATCACGAATGCCGCGGCGGGCGCCGAGACGACCGCCCTCGAAATCGACGACGAGATCGCGGACCTGGTCGCCGCGGCGAGCGACGCCGTCGGCGGCGGCTTGCTCGGCGTCGACCTCATGGAAACCGACGACGGCTACACCGTCCACGAGGTCAACCACACCGTCGAGTTCAAGGCGCTGAACGGCTCCGTCGACGTCGACGTCCCCGCGGCGGTCGTGGACTGGCTCGAAGCTAAGGCCGCAGCGGAAGCGGCCGGCGAAGACGGCGAGACGACGGACGGCACCGAACTGGAGGTGACCCACTGATGACCGGCGGGGCTTCAGCCGCTGCTGCCACCGACGCAGACGA comes from the Halovivax cerinus genome and includes:
- a CDS encoding 2'-5' RNA ligase family protein translates to MYSVNAPVPGRVRQLASRLYPDLHGFDRVRETHSLLVKRLGDAADVSELQRRAHRTLAGTPAVEAAVTGVEYFPDPPVGSAPVVYLAVESPGLESIHADLADVFEPVPDLEGADYVPHVTLARGGDESAARRLSERDIEPIRWTVSELEFFDGRHRLPVSRVSLPA
- a CDS encoding DUF7554 family protein produces the protein MTRDRASLEVDTLLKVILLLVAAVLVLEILGEIVSLIPAFLSSIVTLAIALVIVLWLLDRL
- a CDS encoding helix-turn-helix transcriptional regulator, with product MAAWPARVVCCGVLFVALVVGALSVGSVAVVDAESDRPIGALATDGVTGDRFGSRLVVADRDRASPRPMGETVRQAQANESPPENETAVPYLAGFDRVTTRIDVAENGSATVTVTYRYLRSDNESDDEWVEVRDDVEANPERYLDGERDRWNDTVAAGRNATGREMATSEFAIRTGEGMTPQPYGDVIVTFRWSSFAEVEPKWIGDAGDALVQFALEDDATLRISWPEGYSLQAVAPEPDESERETVVGWHGDETDFLEDEPRVTAYPDGPPPRASDPPEPTRSVLPLLVAGVGIVVLATGVLWWARRDDEEPRAPMTDADDAPTVAPPPDLMSNEERVLTLLDANGGRMKQQTVISELDWTEAKTSQVVGDLREDGDIEVFRLGRENVLALPDRTAATSDGRVVAGDTDESGSGDEDASAS
- a CDS encoding argininosuccinate synthase, translating into MTRVALAFSGGLDTTVCVPLLEEEYGYDDVLGVTVDVGQPESEFEEAAETADALGLEHVVVDAKAAFADLCLEGVRANATYQGYPLGTALARPVIAEAILEVAEEHDCTGLAHGCTGKGNDQLRFEAVWRDSDMEVIAPVRELGLTREWEQEYAAEKDLPVEGGNEGDWSIDTNLWSRSVEGKELEDPSYVPGEEIYEWTDAPSGETAEIEIEFEDGSPVAVDGEAYDPVSLVEHLNEVAGAFGVGRTDTMEDRMLGLKVRENYEHPAATTLLAAHGALEALVLTQEERQFKDTIDAKWAEKAYEGLIDAPLVGALDAFVAETQSRVTGTVTIRFEGGQARAVGRDSAYAAYSAEHASFDTEAVGKIEQSDATGVAKYHGFQRRLANESIAAVEAAEEANGTESPTLATDGGATDGTTTNGGATADSSADSTPEE
- the argH gene encoding argininosuccinate lyase, translating into MTGSDATNGKVDADESVVRRDRFSGGPAREFLSSLEADARIFAADIAVDRAHVVMLAECDIVDDETAGSILAALEAIEGAGHDALPDGEDVHEAIETAVVDHVGPDGGRMHTARSRNDEVATCIRYRFREDVLDAVEVTLALREALAGIAEEHAETIMPGYTHLQPAQPTTVAQWALSYESTVARDTARLFETLGRLDASPLGAAAFAGTPFEIDRERTAELLGFSSVLTNATDAVASRDVLLETTQALSTLATTLSGLAEDLIVFANRGFVDLDDDYASTSSIMPQKVNPDTLELVRAVAGDAAAGVQGLTTTLKGLPRAYNRDLQRATPHVWGTVDAVTEATEVAAGAAATAEWNEESLFGAAGEGFSTATGVADLLAMGGVPFRTAHEIVAEAATAAEATDDSIREALAATAEEHLDVPLDTFVDPTALADALDPAASVASRDSAGGPAPEAVRDQLAAVTTSIDADRETYADHIGVLQAADERRLEVVSSYV
- the lysW gene encoding lysine biosynthesis protein LysW yields the protein MTTCPECGADVTLHDDLEAGEIVDCTTCGVELEVIETAPPVLDRAPELEEDWGE
- the lysX gene encoding lysine biosynthesis protein LysX; the encoded protein is MTVKIGVLYSRIRADEKLLLSELRERGHEVVKIDVRDLALAVDEAPEILADLDIVVDRCLATSRSVYVTQFLSAYGVPVVNGPETATVCADKVRTSLALDGAGVPTPATNVAFTTDSALAAIESFGYPCVLKPVVGSWGRLMAKIDSRSAAEAILEHKSTLGHYEHKVFYVQEFVEKPGRDLRVVAVDGEPIAGMVRSSDHWITNAAAGAETTALEIDDEIADLVAAASDAVGGGLLGVDLMETDDGYTVHEVNHTVEFKALNGSVDVDVPAAVVDWLEAKAAAEAAGEDGETTDGTELEVTH